Within Sorangiineae bacterium MSr11367, the genomic segment CGAAGACGACTACCGCGTTCTCGGCGACGGCGAGGGGAACGGTGGCGGATGCACGGAGGGAAGCTGCGGCCGCATTCGGCACGTGTCCGCGGGCGGAAGCTTTGCGTGCGTGCTCCTCGAGGATGGCACCGTCACGTGCTGGGGCGGCAACGAAGTGGGGCAACTCGGCGTGCCGCCGGCCGGGGACGCAGGCGGTTGCCCGACGGGGCGTCCATGCCGCTGGCAGCCGCGGATGATCCCCATGGGCGGCGTGAAGTTCACGGCCATCGCCACGGGGTACGATTTTGCCTGCGGGCTCGCCGAGGCGCGCGACGGGGGTGGTACGCCTATCTATTGCTGGGGGTCGAACCAATTCGCACAGCTCGGTCACGCGAAGGGGGAGCTCGGCGATCGAACCTGCAAGGACATCGACGGCGATCCCGTCACCTGCAACTGGACACCCCAAGAGGTCCTCGGCGCCCGCGGCGAATACGCGGCGCTCGCGGCGGGCTGGGAATCGGCCTGCGCGGCGTTGAAGTCCGACGGCACCACGTTTTGCTGGGGCTCCAACGGCAAATCCGTACGCGGAACCAGCGCGACCGATGCCGGGGTCGCCCCCAACCGCGTGAACGCGCCGAAGGATCCGCCCTACTCGGGCTACGCGGGCCTCGCGATGTCGCTCGGCAACGCGCGCGCCTGCGGCCGTGTGATGGGCGGCTCGCTCACGCATTGCTGGGGCGACAACCGGTGCCTCGAGCAACGCGGCTCGCTCGGGGATGACACCGACGGTGACCACTCGGCGACGCCCATCACCGTGCGCAAGGTGGAGACGAAGGAGGTGCTCGCCGGCGTCGTCGAAACGATAACCCTGGACGGTGCGAGCTGCGCATCCGCCAACGACGGCGTCTGGTGCTGGGGGTCGAATTTCTACGGGGGCCTCGGCGAGGACGCCCTGTCCGATCGCGTCTTTGCCGGTCGCGTGCCGGACATACCGCCCGTCGATCGACTCTCGGGGGCGTACCACCACGCCTGTGCGATCAAGGACGGTGCCGTCACGTGCTGGGGCCTCAACGGCGCCGGTCAGCTCGGGCGCGGTACCGTCGACGACGATGATGCATGCCTCTCCCGCGACAAGCGCAAGTGCGGCAAGACCGCGGCCGCGATTCCGAACTTCGAGGCCGTGGACATCAGTTCGGGTGCCGATTTCAATGTTGCGCTCCGCGCTGACGGAACCGTCTGGGCGTGGGGCAGCAACCAATCGGGCAAGTGCGGACAGCCGCACGACTCCGATGCCGGCGTGGCGGTGTGCGGTGGCGGCGAGCCGTGTTTTCCAACCCCGCGCCGCATCGCAGGCGTGGGTCCGCTTGAGTAACCTTTTTTTCGCGCACGCCATTGAGGCGCCACGAACGATTGTTATCGTTCAATGTATTGAACTGCGTCATGAGCGAGATACCGCTCGTTGGGACCAAGATCCGGGGGTGGCGTCTGGTTCGGTTGCTCGGCGTCGGTCGGGTCTCCGCAGCCTACGAGGTCTACGACGACGGCGGGCAGCATGCGGTGCTCAAGCTGTGCACCATCCCCGAGAAGGAGGCGCACAACCTCTTCCTGCGCGCCGTCTACGCGGCGAATCGTTTTCATCATCCGCGCGTGGTGCCCATCCTTCAAGATGGCACGGACGAGACCGGTGCGCCGTTCGTCATACGACCGTGGCTCGACGCGCAATCGCTCGCCGAGGTGGCCACGGAGCGTGACATCACCGAGAAGGAGGTGCTGCGCATGGCCGAGCAGCTGCTCGACGCGCTCGAGATGGCCCACGCGCACGGCATCACGCATGGCGCCCTCACGCCGCACAACCTGTTGCTCACGCCCAAAGGGTCCATCCGTCTTTGCGACTTCGCGATGACCCCGTCCATGGGGCTCGATCGGCCGTCGAACCGCGCGAGCCACGCCGACGTGCGCGATCGCATCTCCGAGATGCGCGCCGGTCCGTACACCGCACCCGAGCGTACGAGCTGGGCCGGCGCACGCGCCACCGAGGCGGCAGACGTGTGGTCCGTCGGCGCATGCATGTACTTTGCACTTTGCAAGCGATCGCCGAAGGGCGAGCGCACGTCGCAGAACCTACTGGGCGAGCTCCCGCACATCTCCAAAGGGACGCTGGCCATCCTGAATCACGCGCTGAACCCCAATCCGGACGATCGCTACGAGAGCGCCTACGCGATGCTCGGCGACGTGCGTCGGGCGATGCAGGGCCGCCGGCCGAAGCTCTCCTTCGCCGAAAAGCCCATCCCGTCCGGCGGCTACCGCGCCCTCTCCGTGGTTACGGGCGAGCACGTGGGCGCCGCCGTGTCGCGCATCGGCCGCCCGTCGATGACCGAAATCGACCTGCGCGCCCAATGGCGCGGCAACGCCGCCCTGATCCTCGCCATCGTCGCCCTCGTGGGCGTTGCAACGGCGGTGATGATTCACGAGAAACTCACGGAAACACCGGCCGATACGCGCGAGGCCCCCGCGTCGTCCGAGGAAACGCAGCGGTAAGAAAGTCGACGTCGGGCTGACGGAATCGGGACCGTGCCTCCAATGCGATGGAGGGAGAGGTCCTCATGCTTGCTGGCCAGATGACGGTGTTTGGGATGCTTCTCGGGAGTGCCTTGCTCGTTGCGGGGCCGGTGGTAGGGCCCGAGGTCGATGTGGGCGCTCCGGAACGGGTGCCACGTTCGGGGGACCACGGCCTCGTGCTCTCCGACGGGACGAATCACCTCGTGGTGTTCGACACCAGGCGCGATCCCACGCAGTATCCGAAGGCGGCGCATCTCGCGGCCGCCCGTGTGACGGGCGACGGACGCCTGCTCGACCCCTTAGGGATTCGGATCCATGCGCGCGATGCTGAGCTCTTTGGGGGCGCATTCGGCGCGGGCTACTATCTCATCGCCGTCGAGTCGTACGAACATGGCCTCGAGGTGGTCCGGGTCACCCAGGATGGCGTGGTGGTCGATACGCAGCCGATCGTCGTGCTCGGCCACGGAGGGCTGGAACAGCCGGATCTCGCGCCCATCGTCACCTTCGACGGGACGAACTTTCTCGTCATCGCGAGCCAGAGGTCCGTGTCCGCCCCCTGGGTCGTGGCTTGGCGCATCGCCCCTTCGGGGCAGGTACTCGACGCGAACCCGATTGTCATTCAGCCAGAGCCCAATCCCCCTGGTGTGGGAGGCGGCATGGTCACGGCGGCCTTCGATGGGACGAACCATCTGGTTTTGTGGGGGCTGAGGGGCATTCACGTGCGCCCCGACGGTACGCTCGTCGAAGCCCAGCCGATCACCTTCGTGCCGGATCCGGTCGGCTGGCTGCAGGAACAGACCGGGCCAAACCTCGCGTGCGATGGCTCCGGCGGCTGCTTCGTGACGTGGGAAACGTGGGAGGGGTACCGCTGGATGGCGGTTCGCGGCGCACGCATTCCTGCCGACGGAACCTTGCCGGATGGACCGAGTGGATTCGTCATTTCGCAACTCTATTTCGGCCTTCCCATCGATCGACGCATGTCACCCACGGCGCATTGGGATGGCGAGCGGTACAACGTGATTTGGACGGCGCACAGGGACCACGGGTCCGAGTTGCTCGGGGCGGGAATTGGCCCGGCGGCCATCGAGGTTCCCGAGCACTCGCTCTTCGTGTGTTCGACGTTCGACTGCTTCGAGCCTTCGTTCCAAACCACGCCAGCAGGTTCGGTTCTGACGTGGAAGGACGACGGGCTTCAGGCGATGCTCGTCGACCGCAACCTCACGCCGCTGCCGGAGTCGAAGTTCAACGTCGTTTGGGGACACGAGGACGAGGCAGGCGGCTCCTCAGCGTCCAACGGGGCAGGGCACGTGGTCGCCTGGAATCGCGGGGGATCGGTTCTTCTTGCGCGTACAGACGTGGACGGAAAGCTTTTGGACGACCCTCCGCTGGTCCTCAGCTCGCGGGGGGCGGACATCGCCCTTGCGACCGTCGGGGATGAGGCCCTCGCCGTTTGGACCGATAGGACGCAGGATTGGTCCGGGGACGTCCTGGCCATGCGTGTCCCAGCCAGTGGCGCGCCAGGCCCCGTGTTTCCGATCGCCGCGCGGCACGGGAGCGACGTTACAAACTACGAGATCAGTCCTTTCGTGGCCGCGAGTGGCGATGGCTACCTCGTGGCCTGGCGCGAGGGGGGCAGTGACTCGTTGCGGGTTCGCGTGGCACGGGTGGCGCACGACGGGACGGTGAAGGACCCCGACGGCATTCTTCTTCCCGGCGAGGGCAGCTCGCATTGGAGTGCCCCACGCGTTGCGTCGGACGGCAGGAACTTTCTCGTTGCGTACGGCACCTCGACGGCGCGGGGCAGGGTCGACGCCGTTTCCGTGGCTTGGGCCGACGGTGCCGTCGGCACCGTGCAAAAGGTTTACGACTCGAACATCGATACCCGGGTCGACGGCCTTGCCTTCTCGGGTGGGCAGTACCTGGCGCTCTTTGGCGAGTATCGGGTGCGCGGGGCGCGGCTCGATGGAGAGGGGCGGCTTCTGGCTCCCGTTTTCGAGTTGCACGAGAGGTCGCGCGACGGCGACGTCCTTCCCAGACCATCCGGGTTCTATGTGGCCTGGCGCGATCGTCGCGCCGGCGAGACCCAGCACGCGCTCCGTGGAACAGCCATCGCACCGGACGGAACGCTGGCATCGGTGGATGGAGATCTCTTGGCCGGCGACATATCCCCACGCTCGACGGTGCGGTTTGGCGTAGGCCCCTCCGCAAAAGCCTTCCTCTTCTACGACCGCGAGGAGGACGGCCTGCCGAGCCCGGCATCGCGCGTCCGCCGGCGCACTCTCACCTTCGAAACGTCATCGCAGCCGCCTCCGGGCGAGCCGCCGCCGGGCGGGCAGCCGTCGGGCGAGAATCCTCGCGGGAATGGCACACCGGATCCTGTCGCGGGTGGCCCCGTTGGCGAGACCGGCACCGGTTGTTCCTTCGCATCGTCGCCGCCGCCGAGGAGCCTTTGGCCCGTGGGCCTGCTCCTCGCATGCATCGCCCTCGCGCGTCGCCGCGCGCGGTAAGCCGGGAGAGGAATTCACATGAAGGCGGGAAGGCGGGAAGGACTGACGGCACGGTCAGCGCAGAAGGCTTTTTTTGAGGTTTTCCAATTGGCCCACTGGCCCGATTGGAATCCCAAAAAACCTTCCCGTCTTCCCGTCTTCCTGTGAATCCTCTCCGGCTGTTACCCCTCGCCGCGCTTGATCGAGAATGCGCGGATCTTCTTGTGCAAGTTCGTGCGTTCCACGCCGAGGATGACCGCGGTGCGCGAGATGTTCCATCCCGTGAGCTTCAAGGTGTCCACGATGTACTTGCGCTCGGAGAACTCGCGGAATTCGCGCAACGTCATGTAGGTGCCCGGCGCCGGGGGGCTCGAGAGCGTGCCCTCCTCGTGATCGTCGGGCGGGGAGGGGAGGATCGAGGGGCTCTCGGTGCCCGGGGCATCGCGCTCGTCTTCCTCGCCGAAGGGGCTCTCGTGGGGGTCTTCCGGCAGATCGGCGATGGTGACGCGGTCGCCGGATAGAATGGCCATTCGCTCGACGACGTTCTTCAGTTCGCGCACGTTGCCGGGCCACTTGCGGGCGGTGAGGGCCTTGATCACCTCCGGATCCATCGGCTTCTTCTTGGTGCCGTTCTCGCGGGCGAAGGCGTCCATGAAGGCCTCGGCGAGCAGCGGAATGTCCTCCACGCGCTCGCGCAGCGCAGGGCTGCGAATGGGGAAGACGTTGAGCCGGAAAAAGAGGTCCTCGCGGAAGGTCTGCCGCTCGACCGCCTTGGAGAGATCCTTGTTCGTCGCCGCGAGAACGCGCACGTCCACGTGCATCACGTGCTCGCTGCCCACGCGCGAGATTTCTCCCGACTGCAGCGCGCGGAGCACCTTGGCCTGCGCGACCAGGTCCATGTCGCCAATTTCGTCGAGGAACAGCGTTCCGCCGTGGGCCTGCTCGAAGAAGCCGCGTTTGCGCGCCTGCGCGCCCGTGAAGGCGCCGCGCTCGTGGCCGAATAGCTCGCTTTCGATGAGCTCGCGCGGGATGGCCGCGCAATTGACCTTCACGAACGGCCCGTCGGTGCGCGGGCTGAGTCGGTGGATGGCGCGCGAGATGAGCTCTTTGCCCGTCCCGCTTTCGCCGGTGATGAGGACGCTCGCCTTGGTCGGGGCCACCTTCTCGATGTCGTGGAACAGGCGCCCCATGGCGGGGGCTTGCCCGATCATCTCGTAGCGCTGCGATTGCAGGCGCGTGACCTCGGCCAACGCGCGGCGGGTTTGCCAGGCGTCGAGCACGTTCTTGACGCTGACCAGGACACGCTCGCGGGCCAGCGGCTTCTCGAAGAAGTCGCTCGCACCCAGCTTGATGGCCTGCACCGCGTCGTTCACCGTGGCGTGCCCGCTGATGACCACCACCGGCAAGTCCTTCGTGGCCTCGTCGCGCCGGATGCGCTCGAGCGCCTCGAGCCCGCTCATGTCGGGCAGCTTCACGTCGAAAATGGCCAGGTCCACCGGCGACTCCGGGCTCGCCAGCAGACGCAGCGCCTGGCCCGCCGTTTCGGCCAGGAGCACGCGGTAGCCTTCGCCCGCGAGCACCAGCTCGAGGGCGCGGCGGATGTTCTTCTCGTCGTCGACGACGAGGACGGTCTTCGCCCCGGGGGCCCCCGAATCGGCGGTGAGTGGTTGTCCCGATGATCCGACGACGCTCATGGCTTTAGACTCCTCGCGCCTTCATGAATTCGAGAAAGTTGTCCGCCTGGGCAACCAGCGCGCTTTCCGGGTAGCGCTTCTTCAGCGTGTTGAAAGCTTCGCGTGCCTCGTTCCATTTTCGCATTTTGAGGTACGTCTCGCCGAGCAGGAGCAGCGCCTCCGGAATGAGGCCGAATTCGGTGCGGAGTTCGCTCGGCTCGCCCTTCTGCAACGGATCGGGACGCGTGCCGCGGCACGTGAGCTCGCTCCCGAAGTTGCGAATGGCGTACTGCAC encodes:
- a CDS encoding sigma-54 dependent transcriptional regulator, with the translated sequence MSVVGSSGQPLTADSGAPGAKTVLVVDDEKNIRRALELVLAGEGYRVLLAETAGQALRLLASPESPVDLAIFDVKLPDMSGLEALERIRRDEATKDLPVVVISGHATVNDAVQAIKLGASDFFEKPLARERVLVSVKNVLDAWQTRRALAEVTRLQSQRYEMIGQAPAMGRLFHDIEKVAPTKASVLITGESGTGKELISRAIHRLSPRTDGPFVKVNCAAIPRELIESELFGHERGAFTGAQARKRGFFEQAHGGTLFLDEIGDMDLVAQAKVLRALQSGEISRVGSEHVMHVDVRVLAATNKDLSKAVERQTFREDLFFRLNVFPIRSPALRERVEDIPLLAEAFMDAFARENGTKKKPMDPEVIKALTARKWPGNVRELKNVVERMAILSGDRVTIADLPEDPHESPFGEEDERDAPGTESPSILPSPPDDHEEGTLSSPPAPGTYMTLREFREFSERKYIVDTLKLTGWNISRTAVILGVERTNLHKKIRAFSIKRGEG
- a CDS encoding serine/threonine protein kinase gives rise to the protein MSEIPLVGTKIRGWRLVRLLGVGRVSAAYEVYDDGGQHAVLKLCTIPEKEAHNLFLRAVYAANRFHHPRVVPILQDGTDETGAPFVIRPWLDAQSLAEVATERDITEKEVLRMAEQLLDALEMAHAHGITHGALTPHNLLLTPKGSIRLCDFAMTPSMGLDRPSNRASHADVRDRISEMRAGPYTAPERTSWAGARATEAADVWSVGACMYFALCKRSPKGERTSQNLLGELPHISKGTLAILNHALNPNPDDRYESAYAMLGDVRRAMQGRRPKLSFAEKPIPSGGYRALSVVTGEHVGAAVSRIGRPSMTEIDLRAQWRGNAALILAIVALVGVATAVMIHEKLTETPADTREAPASSEETQR